In Dromiciops gliroides isolate mDroGli1 chromosome 4, mDroGli1.pri, whole genome shotgun sequence, one DNA window encodes the following:
- the CBX8 gene encoding chromobox protein homolog 8, with translation MELSAVGERVFAAEALLKRRIRKGRMEYLVKWKGWSQKYSTWEPEENILDARLLAAFEEREREMELYGPKKRGPKPKTFLLKAQAKAKAKTYEFRSDSARGIRVPYPGRSPQELGSTSRAREGLRNIGLSPPGSSSSTSTSSTCRGDSARERDRERDRDRDRGTGRPDDKPSSPGDSSKKRGPKPRKDLRDPSQRTSGEPGDSLGDYLKGRKMEDAPSGAGKFTAGHSVIQLARRQDADLACTVASPSGGEAGGKLAVDTYPPRVIKHRADFLEAKGQSGLDSGGPRVRHGSGNPGSVGSLYRDMGSQGGRPSLIARIPVARILGDPEEESWSPSLTNLEKVVVTDVTSNFLTVTIKESNTDQGFFKEKR, from the exons ATGGAGCTTTCAGCGGTCGGGGAGCGGGTGTTCGCGGCCGAAGCCCTCTTGAAGCGGCGCATCAGAAAA GGACGAATGGAATACCTCGTGAAATGGAAGGGCTGGTCCCAGAA GTATAGCACTTGGGAACCCGAAGAAAACATACTAGATGCCCGACTTCTCGCAGCATTTGAGGAAAG ggaACGAGAGATGGAGCTGTATGGTCCCAAAAAGCGAGGTCCTAAACCCAAAACCTTTCTCCTCAAG GCACAGGCCAAGGCTAAAGCAAAAACCTACGAGTTCCGGAGCGACTCAGCTCGGGGCATTAGGGTCCCCTACCCAGGACGATCTCCCCAGGAACTTGGCTCCACTTCTCGAGCTCGGGAGGGACTTAGAAACATTGGCCTCTCCCCACCtgggagcagcagcagcaccagcaccagTAGCACCTGCAGAGGAGATTCAGCTCGGGAACGGGACCGGGAACGTGACCGTGACCGGGACAGGGGGACTGGGAGACCCGACGACAAACCTAGCTCCCCAGGGGACAGCTCTAAGAAGCGAGGCCCCAAACCCCGGAAGGATCTTCGGGACCCTTCCCAGCGGACCTCGGGGGAGCCAGGGGACAGTCTTGGGGACTACctcaaaggaaggaagatggaggaTGCCCCCTCTGGGGCAGGCAAGTTCACAGCTGGGCACAGTGTAATTCAGCTGGCCCGAAGGCAAGACGCAGACCTAGCCTGCACAGTGGCTAGTCCCAGCGGAGGTGAGGCCGGGGGCAAGCTGGCTGTGGACACCTACCCACCCCGAGTCATAAAGCACAGGGCAGATTTTCTGGAGGCCAAAGGCCAGAGTGGCTTGGACTCTGGAGGCCCTCGAGTCCGACATGGCTCTGGCAACCCAGGTTCAGTTGGGAGCCTGTATCGGGACATGGGGTCCCAAGGGGGTAGGCCCTCCTTGATTGCCAGGATCCCTGTAGCCAGAATCCTCGGGGACCCTGAGGAGGAATCCTGGAGCCCATCCTTGACCAACCTGGAGAAAGTGGTGGTCACAGATGTGACCTCAAACTTTTTGACCGTCACCATTAAGGAAAGCAACACGGACCAAGgtttttttaaggagaaaagaTGA